The following proteins are co-located in the Hypomesus transpacificus isolate Combined female chromosome 23, fHypTra1, whole genome shotgun sequence genome:
- the LOC124485938 gene encoding olfactory receptor 8I2-like yields the protein MTLENNVSVITVFTLSGLGETVDYRTTLFSLTLLYYIVIILVNVALILTIVLDENLHEPMYIFLCNLCISGLLGTAGFYPKFLLDLLSFHQVISYAGCFIQAFVIYSSACGDFSILAVMAYDRYVAICTPLEYHSVMTKQRVTQLAFYPWIINFSFFTISFTMTSTLKLCGAYIERLYCSNWSIVKLSCTSTVPNDIIGYIMIFFYFGHFIFILCTYTYLVKSCLKSIEDRGKFMQTCMPHLISLFNVSIALFFDVLNNRYSSTHLPQSFQNFMAIEFLVVPPILNPVIYGLKLTQLRNRILRGFMNGEIKSISLSK from the coding sequence atGACTTTGGAGAATAATGTATCTGTCATTACAGTGTTTACTCTTTCTGGGTTGGGTGAGACAGTGGACTACAGAaccactctcttctctcttacTTTACTGTATTACATTGTGATTATACTTGTAAATGTTGCTCTCATTTTGACGATAGTCCTGGATGAAAACCTCCATGAGCCCATGTACATCTTCCTGTGTAACTTGTGCATCAGTGGACTTTTAGGGACTGCAGGATTCTACCCCAAGTTCCTACTAGATCTACTGTCTTTTCATCAGGTAATTTCTTATGCAGGGTGTTTCATTCAAGCATTTGTAATATATTCTTCAGCTTGTGGAGACTTTTCTATTCTAGCAGTGATGGCTTATGACAGGTATGTGGCAATCTGTACACCACTGGAGTATCACTCTGTTATGACTAAACAGAGGGTCACTCAGTTAGCATTTTATCCATGGATTATAAATTTTTCTTTCTTCACTATTTCTTTTACAATGACTAGTACCCTAAAGCTCTGTGGAGCATACATAGAAAGACTCTACTGTTCAAACTGGTCTATCGTTAAGCTGTCTTGCACTTCAACCGTCCCAAATGACATAATTGGATATATAATGATATTTTTCTATTTTGgacattttattttcattctGTGTACATATACCTATCTGGTCAAATCATGTCTTAAGTCCATCGAGGACAGGGGAAAGTTCATGCAGACTTGCATGCCACATTTAATCTCATTATTCAATGTTTCAATTGCCTTGTTTTTTGATGTTTTGAATAATCGatacagttcaacacatttaccACAAAGCTTTCAAAACTTCATGGCAATAGAATTCCTTGTTGTCCCTCCGATTTTAAACCCTGTCATTTATGGTCTTAAACTAACTCAGCTTCGAAACAGAATTCTGAGAGGATTCATGAACGGTGAAATAAAGTCAATTTCTCTAAGTAAGTAA
- the LOC124485941 gene encoding olfactory receptor 4S2-like, translating into MILDDNVSIISVFTLSGLGETMEYRTTLFSLTLLYYIVIIMVNVALILTIILDGNLHQPMYIFLCNLCISGLFGTAGFYPKFLLDLLSYHHVISYAGCLFQAFVIYSSACSDFAILSVMAYDRYVAICRPLEYHSVMTKQRVTQLAFYPWILTFSLFTIAVTITIQMKLCQTHIERLYCSNWSVVKLSCSLTIPDYIVGYIIILSSIGHFIFILCSYTYLVRLCLESIKDRVKFMQTCMPHLLSLFNVSLALLFDVLNNRYGSRNLPQSLQNFMAIEFLVVPPILNPVIYGLKLTQLRNRILRGFMNGKKLSMFQINDTG; encoded by the coding sequence ATGATTTTGGATGATAATGTCTCCATCATTTCAGTGTTTACTCTTTCTGGGTTGGGTGAGACAATGGAATACAGAAccactctcttttctctcactttGTTGTATTACATTGTGATTATTATGGTAAATGTTGCCCTAATTTTGACTATAATTTTGGACGGAAATCTCCATCAACCCATGTACATCTTCTTGTGTAACTTGTGCATCAGTGGACTTTTTGGTACTGCAGGATTCTATCCCAAGTTCCTGCTGGATTTGTTGTCCTATCATCATGTCATCTCTTATGCAGGATGTCTGTTTCAAGCTTTTGTAATATATTCTTCAGCCTGTAGTGACTTTGCTATTCTGTCAGTGATGGCTTATGACAGGTATGTAGCAATCTGTAGACCACTGGAGTATCACTCTGTTATGACTAAACAGAGGGTCACTCAGTTAGCATTTTATCcatggattttgactttttcttTATTTACTATTGCTGTTACAATTACCATTCAAATGAAACTATGTCAAACTCATATTGAAAGACTTTACTGTTCAAACTGGTCTGTGGTTAAGCTCTCTTGTAGTTTAACCATACCAGATTACATTGTTGGATACATAATCATACTTTCTTCAATTGgacattttattttcattctATGTTCATATACCTATCTGGTCAGATTATGTCTGGAGTCCATCAAAGACAGGGTAAAGTTCATGCAGACCTGCATGCCACATTTACTGTCATTATTCAATGTTTCCCTTGCTTTGCTTTTTGATGTTCTGAACAATCGATACGGTTCTAGAAATTTACCACAGAGTCTTCAGAACTTTATGGCAATAGAATTCCTTGTTGTCCCTCCAATTCTAAACCCTGTCATTTATGGTCTTAAACTGACTCAGCTTCGAAACAGAATTCTGAGAGGATTTATGAATGGGAAAAAACTGTCAATGTTCCAGATAAATGACACTGGCTAA
- the LOC124485942 gene encoding olfactory receptor 8I2-like translates to MNFIDNASTVTWFTLSGFDEMMEHRATFFSLTLLCYCAIILVNLALILTIVLNENLHEPMYIFLCNLCISGLFGTAGFYPKFLLDVLSYLQVISYAGCLIQSFVIYSSACGDFAILAVMAYDRYVAICRPLEYHSVMTRRRVTWLVFYPWLSTFFLISIQSILTSTLRLCRSHIEKLYCANWPTVKLSCTSTIASNIMGYINTLFYAGHIIFIVCSYVYLIRSCLKSIEDRGKFMQTCMPHLLSLINVTGALLFEVFYSRYGSTVISQHFHNFMAVQFLVIPPILNPLIYGVKLKQIRNRIMSLCISKRTVSLKKTLQ, encoded by the coding sequence ATGAACTTTATTGACAATGCATCAACAGTGACATGGTTTACGCTTTCTGGTTTTGATGAGATGATGGAACACAGAGCCACGTTCTTTTCTCTTACTTTACTGTGTTACTGTGCGATTATACTCGTAAATTTGGCTCTCATTTTGACTATAGTCCTGAATGAAAACCTCCATGAGCCCATGTACATCTTCCTGTGTAACTTGTGCATCAGTGGACTTTTTGGGACTGCAGGATTTTATCCCAAGTTCCTGCTGGATGTATTGTCTTATCTGCAGGTTATCTCTTATGCAGGATGTCTCATTCAGTCTTTTGTAATATATTCTTCTGCCTGTGGAGACTTTGCAATTCTAGCAGTGATGGCATATGACAGGTATGTGGCAATCTGTAGACCACTGGAGTATCACTCTGTTATGACCAGGAGGAGGGTCACTTGGTTAGTCTTTTATCCATGGCTCTCTACGTTCTTTTTAATAAGTATACAAAGTATTTTAACAAGTACACTGAGATTATGTAGATCACACATAGAGAAGCTCTACTGTGCAAATTGGCCCACTGTTAAACTGTCTTGCACTTCAACCATAGCAAGTAATATAATGGGGTATATTAACACACTTTTCTATGCCGGACATATAATATTCATTGTGTGTTCCTATGTATATCTTATCAGGTCATGTTTGAAGTCTATTGAGGACAGGGGAAAGTTTATGCAGACCTGCATGCCACATTTACTGTCATTAATTAATGTAACAGGTGCTCTGCTGTTTGAGGTTTTCTACAGTAGATACGGTTCAACAGTAATATCACAACACTTTCATAATTTCATGGCAGTACAGTTTTTAGTCATTCCTCCAATTCTAAACCCGCTTATTTATGGTGTTAAACTGAAGCAGATTAGAAACCGAATTATGAGTTTGTGCATAAGTAAAAGAACGGTGTCATTAAAAAAGACATTACAGTGA
- the LOC124485943 gene encoding LOW QUALITY PROTEIN: putative gustatory receptor clone PTE03 (The sequence of the model RefSeq protein was modified relative to this genomic sequence to represent the inferred CDS: deleted 2 bases in 2 codons) — MENDTSPFYFTLTLFKDLGLYRYLFFIICFLLYALMLSLNIMIIVIVLLERTLHEPMYVFISCLSINSLYGSTGLFPRLMVDLLSDTHLISHPVCFTQIYVVYTYASYELIILGIMAYDRYVAKCKPLHYNSIMNSKTVVLLVGLGWVYPICSIGSLLYLLGIVRLPLCGNEIARVFCVNWPVVQLSCVDTTQNNAAGLLVTITTVFLPLGFVLYTYFRIIIVCKKSSNEYRGKALKTCLPHIVTFVIYSIALFCEVSLSRYKHDELNPVVTVILSLEFLIIPPILNPLVYGLNLPQIRGMILRLLQTPRIVACMLR; from the exons ATGGAAAATGACACTTCTCCATTCTATTTCACCCTCACCCTCTTTAAGGACCTAGGATTGTACagatatctt ttttttatcatatgTTTCCTTCTGTATGCTTTAATGTTGTCTCTAAACATCATGATCATAGTAATTGTATTGCTGGAGAGAACACTGCACGAACCCatgtatgtttttatttcatgtCTGTCCATCAATTCTCTTTATGGCTCTACTGGTTTATTTCCTAGACTCATGGTGGATCTCCTCTCTGACACGCATCTAATCTCCCATCCTGTTTGTTTTACACAGATTTATGTCGTTTATACGTATGCATCGTATGAACTCATCATTCTGGGCATCATGGCTTATGACAGATATGTTGCAAAATGTAAACCGTTACATTACAACAGCATCATGAATTCAAAGACAGTTGTTCTATTAGTGGGTCTTGGATGGGTTTATCCCATTTGTTCCATTGGATCTTTGCTGTACCTGTTAGGTATC GTTAGGTTGCCGTTATGTGGTAATGAAATAGCGAGGGTTTTTTGTGTCAACTGGCCTGTAGTCCAGCTTTCATGTGTGGACACCACACAAAACAATGCTGCAGGACTGCTTGTTACTATTACAACAGTATTTTTACCACTGGGCTTTGTTTTGTATACTTACTTTAGAATTATAATTGTTTGTAAGAAAAGCTCCAATGAATACCGTGGGAAAGCCTTAAAAACCTGTTTACCTCATATTGTTACATTTGTTATCTATTCCATAGCCCTGTTTTGTGAAGTATCTCTAAGTCGATATAAACATGATGAACTGAATCCAGTTGTGACTGTGATTCTGTCACTTGAGTTTCTAATAATTCCACCTATACTAAATCCACTTGTTTATGGTTTAAACCTGCCACAAATTCGAGGCATGATATTGAGATTGTTACAGACACCTAGAATAGTTGCCTGTATGTTACGATAA